Sequence from the Lacerta agilis isolate rLacAgi1 chromosome 6, rLacAgi1.pri, whole genome shotgun sequence genome:
CAATGGAATGTTAGCGCAATGGATGCATGCAGATGGACATCATTTCAGTGACGAGCGCACTGGGGAAGCTCACTTGCCACACTTgtgccacacatacacacacaatctcCTTCCCTAGTCTGAGCTCAGGAGGATGCTGCTTTTCCAGTTTGAGTAGAAGCTAGATTAGCACAGCATTAATTGGCCAGCCCTTGAGTCACTCATaaatgttccccacccacccaaagcatTGCTCTGTGCAGCGCCGATTAGCTGACAGCCATGGCTGAGTCATGAAACCTCCCCACTTTCTCGGAGCATGTTCCAAAgagtttaaaaaacccaacaaacaaacaaaccaagaccGAGCAAATACCCGCACAGAAAAAACCTTTTTGTCAAAATGCAAAACATCACAAGAAGCAGGTTACGTATGAAGGCTGGGAGCGGTGGTGGTGTGGAATAAACGCAAAGCAGACAGCTCACCTGAAACATGGCGGCCATGTggtgggaaaggagagagagactgCTTTGGATTATGTGTCAGCAAAGGAGCAAAGGCAGGGGGAAAGTGGTGCTCGCCCTGCACAACcaaccctcccccaccccaaaggcccACAAGCCCACTCCTGTTTTCAGAAACATCTGTACGCAGCCTATGTTTCTGTAGCCAAtacagggaaaaaagaaaagatttgaaACATAATGCCAAAGAGACAAATAGCTGAGAAGGTGGCAAGTAAGATGggcaggcacaaggttgggagGGGGACTTATTAATGCCACATGTTTGGGTGAACACTGGATTCTGGGTGGGTTCAGAAGGGGAGAAGAGGGATTGTCTGGATACAGAAGATGGTTGCTTGCTTAGCAGGATACTTCCATAGTCTGAGGAGCATCAGCTGCTCCAGGAATTCCAACCGCTGCCTCCCCTGGGTTGCTGGCTTGAGACCGTGTTTGGCTGCTCTCTCCAGAGCCAACGCTGGAAGACGACTGGGTCCGGGAGCGGATCAGTCTGGTCATACTTGCAGATGGcactggaaggagagaggcagtgaagaccAGAAATAAGCAAGTTTTGTTTTACTGCACTAAAAAAAATGCCTTAGAGATGGAAGAAGCAtaaagtggaaggggggggggagtggtgctgcaggaaaacaaacaaaaagacgCACCACCTTTTCGGAGCTGCCGGATAGTGCAATGTTACAATGGCAAATGCAAGTTTCCCAAACCCATGTTTACCACAGTGAAACAAATGTAGGGGGCATAGTAAAGGAGAAACAGCAGGTGGGAATAGGTGCTTAATCCCTCCAACCTCCCCTGCAGATACAATCCCACCCAGCTGCTCCACCCCCACATTCCCTAGTTGTGCTCTCATTTTGTACCCCTCGCACTTGCAAGTGCCCTCTCCCCCTCACATCTGCTGTATGATAGGTTTGCCGTATTTCAAACAGTGACaacctggacagaaaagttgttgagttttgccCAACGCTGTTGGACAGACATTGCTAGAGACAGCGGTATTCTGGAAATTCCACACATAATGGCAAACCTATGTATGAGGAAATTCCAGGGTTGagaattcagttttatttttagcGTACGATTCCATTCTCAGATATGAAAATGAAATGCACGCATATGATCGAGGATGCTTAAGGCCTGATGTGCATAACTGCCGAAGACACATTGCAATGCAGTCATCTCTCTGAGTGTGCATAAGAGATTGCTCGcatagtagtttaaaaaaaatagcaaaagccaggaatcatagaatttacTCCTGGATCATCACTGAGCTGCAGAACCATGCAACAGCCAACCAAATGCAAATGAAACCACTAAGAAAATTGTAGCGCAAGAAGCGTACAGTGGGATGGCCTAAGAATGCAAAATATCACCAGGCCATGCTAGAAGCAGAGTTAACGCATCAGGGGAAAAAAAGTAACTCAGTCAAACCAGCCACACACTTGTAGGTACCTGACTCAGTGCTCAGGTGACTGAGCTGCACGTAAGGGACTGGAAGCAAAGACAAGAGAGGGAATGGGAAATACAGGTTAGTGTAGAAATGACACGCCTAGGAGAATGTACGCTGCTTGAGCACCAAGCCTGAACACTCAAGTCTTTCAATATTTGCAACATGGTAGAACTTCAGGCAACGTGCTTAACACCACACTAGATGACCTGCAAATATAGTCTCTACTTTCTTGGGCCTTTAAATTTCAagtgatttcccccaccccaaccctaaaATGAATTTCTGTCAATGTTTCTTCTTTTTGCTACAGGCACACAGATCAGGAAGACAGGTGGTACAGGAGCTTCCCCCAATGAAGTTACTGTAGCAAAAGGCTTGATCCTGTTTTGAATACATGTACAGGGCTGCCAATCTAACCACAGGATAGACCTTGGCAattaacattttcctttctggAACTCTCCCAATTTAACCCACTCACTGAGGAATTTGGGAATCTGGATAAATATGCCTACAGTTCAGACAAGGCTGCCTTCCAAGTCCAGCAATATGCATGGACCATATTGGCCAATAGTGAAAAACACCAagtgtcaatgggggggggattagTCCTATCAACAGCCTAGTGGGGTCTGCATGACAGGGAATTCCCAATCCTGCCCTCTGTAAAATAAGACAGTGTTGTTATAACTTACTGTAGCCCATTCCCTGCACGAAATACTTGAAGGCTTCAGTCAGTTTCCCAGGctgaaaaaataaacataaacatatatATAGCCATAAATATACCCCTAAAAGCATACAAGAAGCAGGAGACCCACTAAAATGAGAGCTCACCTGAACGACTTGAGGGAGCCCTCCACAGTCTGCCATCTGCAAGAAGAAGTGGGGAAAGAAGAGAGTCAAAACCAAGATAAATTGACATTCAGCTAACAATGCTGAGCAAACAAATGAAGCCTAAATTAGCCCAGCAAGTGGTGGATTATAGCATCAAGCTGAGACACAGTGTCTATTTCCAGCAAACATAGCTTTAAATTGAAGTTTTCTcagggaaagaaaatgaatggCATGCTGAGATGGGGAGCCTTCAGTCACATTAGCCACTGGGGAAGAAGGTGAAAGGGCAGTATATTTAATAGGGTTGATGTTAGCCCTCATTTCTGGATTTGGACTAAGAGGAAGCACAGCTGTTAAGAAACCCATTCCCTGCTGCCATTTCAGCGCAGCCTCCAGGGTACACTTAAATGCAGGTATACAACTCTGATTTCTTCCTctgtcataacactagaactcggggACCTCAAATGAAGACtcaaggcagacaaaagaaaacacttcttcATACAGGGCATTGTTAAACTAAGGCATTCGCTCTTGCATGAGATAGTGAAAGatatcaacttggatggctttaaaagagtattgcACCAGttaatggagaataaggctatcaggaTGTCACAACTGCTATTGCCCTCTGGATCTGCTTacatgcttcccataggcatctggtcagccattgtgagaacagagttATGAACTAGATGGGgcctttggtccaatccagcaggctgttaTGTACTGGAGGATGGCAAACCAGGAACCACAATGAACTCTAGAATGACAGCCCCCAAGATAGCTACTCATAGTTGATGGTTACCTTCAAGAGTGTTGTATTCATTGGATCCAGCCGTGAATTGCATTCAACCTACAAAGCACAAAACAgcatttatttccccctctccattaTTTATCTAATTCATAGTTATTACCAAGGATCCAGTGAAGGTGGGGACTGGATACAGGAATATcatacttcagcagcagcacatcAAAATAAGGGATTTGGTAGATAGGATACAATGTCCCTGTTCTTTCTCGGTAGtcgtgcccaccctgtggaacgccctcccatcagatgtcaacgaaataaacaaccatctgacttttagaagacatctgaaggcagccctgttcagggaaatttttaatgtttgatgtcgtgttgtgtttttatttgttggaagccgcccagagtggctaaggGAACCCAGtcatgaggaagaagaagaagaagaagttaggaTTGAGAGTTTCTGGGTATCTGATGTGACTGATATACCAGCATCCATATGAAAGATGCATGAACATGTAGACCAGAGGTACCCAATGTGGggtactccagatgttgttgggactcaaTTCCCATAATCCTCAGACACCACGGAcaaagatgatgggaactgtagtcccaaaacacagAGTGCACAATGTTGGTTATATCCAATAAAGTCTAGTTATGACATCAAAAGCCAATACACTGAATAAAAAGTTGGACTTGGAAGTCCTGTGTTCAAATTTATGCTCAGCCATTAAGCCTTCACAGCCTTATCTAACCTTAATGTTAACAGCAGAATAAAATGACATAAATGAAACACTGAGGCAAGTCTCCAGGAAGCACAAAGCAGGGACAGCACATACATTCTAAATTTCTCAATCTCCACAGTTGACACAGAAAGCAGAGATGCAGGTTCACTGTTAACTATAGCAGCCAGAGAAACTATGGTGCTGAAAACTCATTTGATTTGAGAACAGAGAATTTGAGAGGGAAGTGGCAACACCAATTCACACAAGCACATCTCTTAGGGCTGGTGTTGATGTTATTTTATCCACTTGAATCTTTGTGAGAGCAGAAGGGAATGAACTGAGAGACAGAGACACAAAAAGAGTCGCTCAATATACATTGCCTTCATAACATCAGAATGGGCTGCATGGATCAAGACACAAGCATCCAATCACCAGCACCCCAATCTATGCCTAACTGGTAGGATATGTGTGTTGAAACTTGCCCAGATATTAACTACAGTTCAGTGCTGAGATCCCCACCCTCCCCTTGAACATTAAGACACCAAGAGGAAAAATTATACCTGTGTCACAGCTCATCAGTAATTAAAAGTATTTCATAACTCAGCTTATGATAGCTGTCAGACTTACTGTTGCTAAATTTTGTAGTACTTTGAATGGCAATCTTTTTGAAACCTGATTTTTACAGATTTGGGACTTGGCTCTGATGGACAAGCTAACAGATAAAGTACAGCAATGATGTACAAAAATCATAACAAAAATCAGactaagtttattttaaaaaatggttctgctttctttcttatgCCCTCTCAAAAGAACATGAATACAGACCACTGGCAATTCAAGGAGACCTGTGGAAGGACACCTTCATTTGCCCAGCAGAATACTTTTCAATAATTCCTTGACTATTCTGCTATCACAAAACTCTATTCTGGGAGGTGGGGAAATGGGAACTTTGTTACGATTATATATTGTgatatataaaatcaataaatgaaTAGTTTAAAAATCAATGGCCTgtattttatcctcacacaaATTCAAGACTCATGGATAGAAGCAAACCTCTCACTTGATAAATACTACTTGAATGGATTGTGTGAAATTTGCAGAGTTCTATCTTCCAAGAAAGGAAGGCAGTGGAGAGTAAGGCGTATAATAACCAGGCATACTTACCACAGCTTCAACTGCTGGTGAGCTGTCCCCAACCACTAATAAGACAGGACACCTGTACAAAAACCACAGGATAAAGTTGTAGTCTGCACAATTTAAACAAGCATCAACTCCTGCTGTCATAAATTCtgctcagttttgtttttttctaagaGTTGCTAGAATTTCTATAAAGCAATCCTAAACCATCATTTGTATTACACAGTTCCTGTTCATTTGAATACCCTACATTTCTGGTCTGCAATACATCTCCATTGCTCTGCAACAAAACATCCCACTATACTAGCTGTTGGAGtcttgggagaacccccagagaAGATTTGGGGAGATGCAGGAGGTGTGTAGGGGAGGGAAAGCTTTGTTGTGCAAGCAAAAGACATTCCGTGCACACAGTGACTTCACCGGATACAACGTCATGTTTGTGAATACTTCATTATGCTGTATTTCTATACTAGATCACTATTTCTTAATGCCAGAGTGcattcatcattcattcattcaaacatGCATGTACTAACAGATAGAGCCACCGGGAAAGTGAACTCACCATATTTTGTTCACATGTACAACGTTTTGCCCCACAATGGAGCTTGGGGAAACGATTATCTGTGCTTTAGGGCAGATACCCACTGTGCAATGCAATGATTGGCTGAAGGCCTGTGACATGAAACATCCATCACCCCAGCAACAGTttttcaaacatctgaagggctatgACATAAATGGATcacatttgttttttgttgttccagagggtaggagcAGAACTAATTGGTTTGAATTACAAAAATGGGGATTTCAATTGAACTTTAGGAAGAATCACTACAGTGAAACAGAATGCCTAGAAGGCATTCCTTTGTTACAGGTTTTTAAGCGGAGTCTGCAGAGCCATGTATCTATCACTGGATTCCCTACATCAGCAGGGGGTTGGGGTTTAACTGACTTGGAGGTCTTTTCCAATTTCAGGACACAGAGAGAAAtggattaaataaaaataaaggcagtTAGATAGCCTGAAGTAGATATTTGGGGTGCAAGTTCTACCAAAAAGCATTGCAAAAGGAGATAAATCATGTACTACACTAATATTTTTAAAGGAGGTGGAACTCTAGGTACACGGGCAGTGGGGAAACAGAGGAAACAGAATATGGCTAAACTTAGAAAAGGAATTCCACATAATTTCAAGCACAGGTTCAAAGATGACCAAGATAAACTTACTTGAGTGTTTTTCCAGCCTCTTCAGTCACACCCAAGACTGGCCTCTCAATGTCCAGATCTCTACGGCTAGGAAGACAATAGGAGTGACCAAGTCAAACAAGGCTGGGATGGAGGCAATGTGGGCATTGCCtaactcaggcatccccaaactcggccctccagatgttttgggactacaactcccatgagacctagctaacaggaccagtggtcaggtatgatgggaactgtagtcccaaaacatctggagggccaagtttgggggtgcctggcctaaCTACTCTATGAGGTGCACAAGTTTTCCCTTGTTACCAACAAGAGGCACATGTGCTTTAGCCGCCATCCACCCCTCAGCTTGCCGCATGACTACTTTATTCATAAGCTAGAAAGCATAAAAAGAATGAAGCGACCAGACTTAAGATTTTGCTTAGATAAAAAAGCCCTGACAACTAGAACAACATTATAGGGTCACATGTTGATGGCACTGGATCTTAAACTGAAGGAGGGAACCTGGTAAGCTTCTTGAACGAGGGAGgctctttgattttttaaaaaacaaaggttCTTCCAATACATGCTGTCAACTGCTGCAGAAGCACTATGTATGCATAATTATACTTTTCaaggttctgggggggggggtgaaccaggATTCTATACCAGTCTTGTACCTGTTATAGGAGGTGACAAAGAGCTGTAAGTTCTCCTGATTGATGTCCTGTGCAATATGAAGTCTGTAGGTCTGGATCAGCTCCAAGTTAGCTTGCAGTTCTTCCTGGTGAAGAATGACAAATAATCTAATCAGTTGTCTTGCTAAACATGCtattaaaagaagaagcagcaaacaTGCTAGGAGTTTGTCATACGGAACTACAAAAAGCCCTTTCAATACAAGCTTTCAAACATGCCTTTTAAGACTCGTTTGCCTTTTACAATGTTTTTAACGCAACTGATTCCTGAAACTTGGCACTTCTTTATAATTCTgattatgtggggttttttttaaacactctGATGTATTTCAAATTAAACTCCTTTAGTTGTACACCACATTGAGAGGCCTACGCCCTAAGAGACAGAATATAAATATTACAAATAAAACACTTGTATGAAGAGCTTGCTGTAAAGGAAGGAGAGATAGTGGGAAGTCACATATACATGTACTTGCAGCAAGCATGAATATACACATAAAGAATCAACACACGGGAAATATTCCAGTGCTGGAATGTTTAGCAATGCCTGCTCATCCCAGAATGCTCAAGAAAGGGTAGCAGAATgtcaacacacacattttttaaactCACCCAACAACCCAAAACTGAGACAGTAATAATGTTATTGTAAGCAGCTACTGAGGTTAGGATCAAAGTTCTTTATATTAATTGGCATTTTCGATATTGGATCAAGCAATATGACTTACATGACCAAAATGGTGAGCCAGAACAATGTCCACAATGTTTGTTGTCCACCCAGAAaactaaagaagaaaaagaaaggtcaAATTATTTCAAGTGGTGTCACTACACAGTAGTCATGCAACACAGAACAAGCTGCAGTCACAACTCCAACACCCATTTACTTTTGAGGAAACCACATTAAATCGAGAGGGATTTTACTTCTGCGCAGACATGAGGCGGCTAATGAAAGATGTAATCCAAGATCTGGAGGGGACCACACTGGCTACCCTGATAAGCATAAATCTGCAAGCGATTATGCAGCAGTGCATATGAAGGCAAAACTaagtatttttttcttgtttaaaagcTCCATCCCACTGgctcttttttaatttattttttaaactgcctGTTGCATTCCACATGCATTGCCATagaaaaagtaccgtatttttctgtttttcccctaaaaaataatgtcaaaaattagggggcgtcttatactctgggccatgagtaggcaaactaagacctgggggccggatctggcccaatcgctttctaaatctggcccacgcacggtccgggaatcagcatgtttttacatgagcagaatgtgtccttttatttaaaatgggttatttgtggggcctgcctggtgtttttacatgagtagaatgtttgcttttatttaaaatacatctctgggttatttgtggggcataggaattcgttcatattttttttcaagatatagcccagcccccccccccccaaggtctgagggacagtagactggccccctgctgaaaaagtttgcttacccctgctCTGGAccatctccccccttttcttgaatctgggtccccaaaaataggggggcgtcttatacatgggggcgtcttatagacggaaaaagaTGGTGTATATAGAAAAGTGTATTCTTTGGCTCTGTGTCAGCTATATGGCTTGGTATCTCTAGTGATACAATGTAAGTAATTAGAATAAAGAACAGAAGAGTttgacttttgctttaaaaaaagcaaacaaatgaaagGCAAAGCAGTAATCAATAATATCAAAGCATTCACTAAAACATAATTCCAGTAACTGAATAATGCAAATCAGCATTGGCATCCAAATTATGGAAGAGTAATCCTACCTTGGATGCTGCCCAGTCCA
This genomic interval carries:
- the NDRG3 gene encoding protein NDRG3 isoform X2 codes for the protein MEELQDVQLTEIKPLLNDKEHDIETSCGVVHVTMRGTPKGNRPAILTYHDIGLNHKSCFNAFFNFEDMQEITQHFAVCHVDAPGQQEGAPPFPSGYQYPSIDELAEMLPAVLTHLSLKSVIGIGIGAGAYILSKFALHHPDLVEGLVLVNIDPCGKGWMDWAASKFSGWTTNIVDIVLAHHFGHEELQANLELIQTYRLHIAQDINQENLQLFVTSYNSRRDLDIERPVLGVTEEAGKTLKCPVLLVVGDSSPAVEAVVECNSRLDPMNTTLLKMADCGGLPQVVQPGKLTEAFKYFVQGMGYIPYVQLSHLSTESVPSASMTRLIRSRTQSSSSVGSGESSQTRSQASNPGEAAVGIPGAADAPQTMEVSC
- the NDRG3 gene encoding protein NDRG3 isoform X1 — encoded protein: MEELQDVQLTEIKPLLNDKNSARNFQDFDCQEHDIETSCGVVHVTMRGTPKGNRPAILTYHDIGLNHKSCFNAFFNFEDMQEITQHFAVCHVDAPGQQEGAPPFPSGYQYPSIDELAEMLPAVLTHLSLKSVIGIGIGAGAYILSKFALHHPDLVEGLVLVNIDPCGKGWMDWAASKFSGWTTNIVDIVLAHHFGHEELQANLELIQTYRLHIAQDINQENLQLFVTSYNSRRDLDIERPVLGVTEEAGKTLKCPVLLVVGDSSPAVEAVVECNSRLDPMNTTLLKMADCGGLPQVVQPGKLTEAFKYFVQGMGYIPYVQLSHLSTESVPSASMTRLIRSRTQSSSSVGSGESSQTRSQASNPGEAAVGIPGAADAPQTMEVSC
- the NDRG3 gene encoding protein NDRG3 isoform X3, which translates into the protein MEELQDVQLTEIKPLLNDKNSARNFQDFDCQEHDIETSCGVVHVTMRGTPKGNRPAILTYHDIGLNHKSCFNAFFNFEDMQEITQHFAVCHVDAPGQQEGAPPFPSGYQYPSIDELAEMLPAVLTHLSLKSVIGIGIGAGAYILSKFALHHPDLVEGLVLVNIDPCGKGWMDWAASKFSGWTTNIVDIVLAHHFGHEELQANLELIQTYRLHIAQDINQENLQLFVTSYNSRRDLDIERPVLGVTEEAGKTLKCPVLLVVGDSSPAVEAVVECNSRLDPMNTTLLKMADCGGLPQVVQPGKLTEAFKYFVQGMGYMPSASMTRLIRSRTQSSSSVGSGESSQTRSQASNPGEAAVGIPGAADAPQTMEVSC